The genomic window ATTCTTGGTGACATGGGATAGTTTTTCGTACTTCATGTTTACCATAACACCATTTTGTTGTTAGCATTGTACATGGTGGGCATTGTCTTTCAgagtgacatgtatgcatgacTGGATGATCGCATACGTGTTGTCGTCTACATGGATTTGAACAAGTAGGACGTCGAGTTCCACATGGTACCGGCGGATAAATAACGTTTGCACCGCATTCACAGTACAATTCTTCAAAACTTGATTCTAAGCATGGTAAACAACGACCTCGATGACATGAAGCTGGACAACGATGTTTCCCACATGAAAGCAATCGATTACATGGCATAGTACATTCATGGTCTAGGTCAATAcaacataatttattacatttatgccGAGCACAAGCACGCTTCTTATTACACTTTTTCTCGCAACGAGCATCATCTGGATGACCTGTGAGCTGTTTACAGGGTATTTCACGATCCATATGTCCACAACGACATCGAactaaagtaaataaatcaCAAACTGGACAATCGCCAGCATGACAAATTGATTTGCAAATATGGGGAGAATGAGGTGGaccacattttaattttttattgcaaactTGATCGCAACAGGGAATTGGATCCATACATGATGTCCGCTTTTGATCATCAGTTAATGGTGTTTGTCCACAATGGCAAGTGGTTACAAACTCTGGTGATAAAATACATTCTTCACATGCGCCTTCGTGGCATTTTTTTGAACAAGTATGATTCTTACAAGCTAATTGTTTACCACATGTATTATCACATGATATTATTTCATTACCAACGGTTTCTTTTGTGCAAGCAACTTCTTGTACTTGTTTACCACAGTGACAAGTTTGTTGAATTTTCTGTTCGCATGGAGCACATTCACCAACGTGGCATTTTTTCGTACAATAATGTACTCCACAGTTCAGTAATTTATTGCAAATGTTGTCACAGGTGATGACAGTGGTATTTGAACACTGTATGGTTTGAGTTGTGGCCTCACAGCCACATTTTCTATTCACAAATATTGTACATTCAGGACATGGCCCTGGATGACACAGTAATGTACAATGATGTGAACAAGTTGAACGTTTCGAGGCACGACCGCATACTTCTCCACAGGAATGTGGTAATTCACCGAGCGTATATGATGGTGATTTAATTTTTCGAcagtaacaaaaatattcactAGGTATTTCAGTGGTGACAAATTGACATGCAGGACATCGCCAACCTCCACCCTCAACTTTTGATGATGTTGCCCATTTTTTAATACATgataaatgtaatatatgatAACAATTTTGACATGAccatatttcattttcttgGCGAATTCTTTCACAACATACTAAACATTCTACAGTTCCTTTTCGAGCTTGTTCGGTTAATTTTTCACGtaatgttacaaaattttccacATTGGTTCGTTTCGACACAGCCTTTTTTGATGCGTTTTCATTTTGTTTCGTATCACCAATCATACTTGACGATGAGGACGATTGAAGTTTGTCCTCTCGATTTCTACTAAATTGTCTTGAATAATTTGGTCGCGTAAAATTACGTTTATCACGATAACTACTATCTGGTGCACTATAAATGCGACGATCTAAATCTTCTTTACGATCTTTATAATTACGATTATTCgtaaatcgattatttttaaaatgttgttgTTCGCGTGTATTACTTATAAATCGTTGATTTTGTTGTTCCACATTTGTTGTTTTTGGACGATTATAATTTTGCTCATCTTTGTGTTGATAATTATAATCATCGCTATATCGATTACGATTACGATAGCCATTATATCGATCATTTTTCATTCCGCGTTTATCATTTGGAGAGTATCTAccattatcatatttattattacgatGATAATAATTATCGCGACGATTTGTGtatgtgtttttctttttaacggCACCAGTTGCATTTCCTCCAGCGTTTGTTAAATCTTCTGGATGTTGTGATGGAGCTGATGATCTTGGTTGAAATTCTACGATATTAGTAGGATCTT from Chrysoperla carnea chromosome 2, inChrCarn1.1, whole genome shotgun sequence includes these protein-coding regions:
- the LOC123292234 gene encoding protein shuttle craft-like, producing the protein MAHWNNSYYDASTNAYPPSSSSLEANRNNQYEQYCNNIPVLYVPSEQYNNYYEPNYSPGPSTYSTQNVVWANQIESEQINDSKRNKDPTNIVEFQPRSSAPSQHPEDLTNAGGNATGAVKKKNTYTNRRDNYYHRNNKYDNGRYSPNDKRGMKNDRYNGYRNRNRYSDDYNYQHKDEQNYNRPKTTNVEQQNQRFISNTREQQHFKNNRFTNNRNYKDRKEDLDRRIYSAPDSSYRDKRNFTRPNYSRQFSRNREDKLQSSSSSSMIGDTKQNENASKKAVSKRTNVENFVTLREKLTEQARKGTVECLVCCERIRQENEIWSCQNCYHILHLSCIKKWATSSKVEGGGWRCPACQFVTTEIPSEYFCYCRKIKSPSYTLGELPHSCGEVCGRASKRSTCSHHCTLLCHPGPCPECTIFVNRKCGCEATTQTIQCSNTTVITCDNICNKLLNCGVHYCTKKCHVGECAPCEQKIQQTCHCGKQVQEVACTKETVGNEIISCDNTCGKQLACKNHTCSKKCHEGACEECILSPEFVTTCHCGQTPLTDDQKRTSCMDPIPCCDQVCNKKLKCGPPHSPHICKSICHAGDCPVCDLFTLVRCRCGHMDREIPCKQLTGHPDDARCEKKCNKKRACARHKCNKLCCIDLDHECTMPCNRLLSCGKHRCPASCHRGRCLPCLESSFEELYCECGANVIYPPVPCGTRRPTCSNPCRRQHVCDHPVMHTCHSERQCPPCTMLTTKWCYGKHEVRKTIPCHQESFSCGRPCGKDLLCGRHKCIAMCHEGPCLIDGVAQTEKSCNQPCNIPRPGCGHPCANTCHEGPCQDTSCKQMVKVSCQCGHRTTMRSCTDQNREYQRIMTSLLASKMKDVQLGNTVDIGDLVSNNSNGNKKEAKLKTLDCNEECKVIERNRRLAIGLQIRNPDLSQKLTPRYSDFMKQWAKKDARFCQRVHDKLTELVQLAKQSKQKSRSYSFESMNRDKRHFIHEYCEHFGCESAAYDQEPNRNVVATACRDKAWLPSFSLLEVIQRESGQRKVPGPMLRTPNNVRQTNSSASTSQLTSMRLGNRESSSRIDAPTTLISSSASMTTVRNDTIDYFDNNPSD